GTCTACATTTTCATAGCACCTTTTGTCTATAGACCAATAATTTTTATCGATGGAGAAGGAACCAAAGTTACAAGGGAATACTCTCTTAATGCCACACAAGTGCCTGGAGTGGAAAATGTCAATCTAAATTTTACAATAAAGGCCGGTGGACTTGATGTGACCTTCACTAACGATAGTAACCTGGTCTATTGGTTTATATTCGAACAAGATGAAGGAGAAGCGGCACCATCACTGACAAATATAACAGTAGGCAACGAGCTATTCGTAAACGTCACAAGTGATTCGGGTAATGTTAAAGCGACTTTTGGCAATTACTATAATTATAGTGGCACATTAGAGGTAGGTGCTGGTGGGATATCTGCGGTATTATCCAAAGAAGCTCATATTGATTCTCTAGATCTTGTTGCGACATATGTAGGCGGAATTTTCATAGAGATTCTTAACAATGCCTCATTTGACCATTTGAATGCAACAGTAAATACGGGTGGGATAATGTTACGAATACAAGCTGAAACTCTTGGAAAAAATTCCACGCTATCTTCAATAGTTGAAGTTGGTGGCGTTTTAGTTGAATCGTTACCCAATGAACCTACCTTGGGAATCGAATTAAATGCGCTTATTGATCTTGGAGGTATATCAGTGAATCGTGATAATTTTAGTATATTTAAAGAGACAGATACTGAATGTGTGATGAGATCGACCGATTATCTAACAGCTCCAAAAAAACTCGATATTAATATCTTTACCGGAGCAGGTGGGATTTTAATAAACCAACCTTTTTTTCAAACCTTTCCAGTCGGTTATGACTAAATAAGTCAATGTATATGTCAGTAGATTACTGAATGATGATGTCTTTACTTGTTTAGTCTCCAAACTAGTATAAATTTCATTAAAGTTTTAATACTTAAGCGAATCTTCCAAGCACCTTGCAAAAGGTGAAACGCTTGAGCTTGAATATGAAGATAGGTATAATTGGTGCGGGAAAGATGGGGGAAGCCATAATATCAGGTTTCCTTAAATCTAAAGTATTTTCTCCTGGAGATATTTACGCTTCAGAAATAATCGAGAAACGTCGAAGATATATCGCCGATACTTATCATATTGAATGTTTTGGTGACATTGAGCGGGTAGTGGCAGTCAGCAATCTGATAATAGTTTCTGTTAAGCCAGGCAATATGAGGGATGTTTTAGAAGTCATAAAGAATGTGATAACCCCTGAAAAGATTCTGATCAGTATCGCTGCAGGCATTTCTTTAGAGTTCCTAAGTAAATATCTGCCAAAAGACACTTCCATCATCAGAGTGATGCCAAATCTTGCATGCTTTGTACGAGAAGGAATGATGGCAGTCTGCCCATCAAAGAACATACCAAATGAGAAACTAGAATCGATTAAAAAAACACTTAGCTTGTTAGGAAGAGTAATTACACTCGACGAGAAATATTTCGATGCTGTTACTGGCCTAGTTGGAAGTGGACCAGCCTATATCTATCTTGTAATAGAAGCTTTAAGTGATGCTGGAGTAAAGTTAGGTCTACCTAAAGATATTGCGACAACTCTCGTTGCTCAAACTGTTTTAGGTGCTGGAAAAATGGTCGTAGAAACTGATGAACATCCAGCGAGACTTAGAGAAATGGTGGCGACACCAGGAGGGACTACCATTGAAGGCTTGATAGAGCTCGAGAGGGGTGGACTTAGAGTAACCCTTATAGATGCAGTTATCAAAGCGACAGAGCGAGCGAAGGAATTAAGTAAGGAATAAAATGGGTTATGTGATTGAAATGACGTTCGAACATGAAAATACTTGGTTCAAGGCTTTAAACTCGGGCAAAGTCGAAGATTTCCATAGAAAGTATGAAGAAGCTCTGAAGAAGATCAAGAATGAGTTTGGGAAAAGATATCCTCACATCATCGATGGAAAAGAAGTTTTTTCTGAAGGTGAATTCCCTGATACAAGCCCATCTGATATAAAGTTAGTATTGGGGTACTTTCAAAAAGGAACAAGGGAGGATGCAAGGAATGCTATCATGGCAGCGAAGAAAGCTTTTCCACTCTGGAGCTCTATGCCATATTACGATAGAGTGAAGATTTTCAAAAAGGTTGGAGATATCTCCTCAGAGAGAAAATTCGAGTTAGCTGCTCTTATGAGCATAGAAAATGGTAAAAATAGATTCGAAGCGATGGCAGATATCGATGAGGGCATCGATTATATGAGGTTCTATAGTGAAGAGATGGAGATCAATAAAGGTTACGATAATCAGATGAATAAGGCATTCCCGAACGAACAGTCGAAGAGCGTAATGAAGCCTTATGGAGTTTGGGGAGTAATCTCGCCCTTCAACTTTCCTTTTGCAATAGCACTGGGAATGAGTTCAGGGGCATTGATCACCGGAAATACGGCTGTATTCAAACCTTCTAGTGATACACCTCTTCTAGGATTTAAGATCTGTGAAATCTTACACGAAGCGGGTTTGCCTAATGGGGTTTTCAACTATGTATCGGGTGCTGGGGAAGTCGTAGGTGCTGAATTAGTAGAAAATCTGGATGTATCAGGTATAGTTTTCACAGGGTCTAAAGATGTAGGCTTTTCGTCTTATAGATCTTTTAACGATAAATATCCGAGACCTTTCATAGCTGAGATGGGTGGTAAGAACCCAACTATTGTCACATCAAAGGCAAACTTAGAAAAGGCGGTAAAAGGGGTAATGAAGTCTGCTTTCGGATATTGTGGTCAAAAATGTAGCGCCTGTTCACGTGTATATGTGGATAAGAGAGTAAAGAACGATTTTATTGAGATGCTCGTGAAGAGAACAAAAGAAGAAATTGTAATAGCTGACCCCACTTTAAAAGAAGCATTTATGGGCCCTGTAATCAACAAGAAGGCCTTTATAAATTACCAAAGATATATAGAGATCGCAAAAAAGGATGGAAAGATATTAACTGGCGGAAAGGTATTGAACGAAGGAAATCAGAAGGACGGATA
Above is a window of Candidatus Methylarchaceae archaeon HK02M2 DNA encoding:
- the proC gene encoding pyrroline-5-carboxylate reductase; the protein is MSLNMKIGIIGAGKMGEAIISGFLKSKVFSPGDIYASEIIEKRRRYIADTYHIECFGDIERVVAVSNLIIVSVKPGNMRDVLEVIKNVITPEKILISIAAGISLEFLSKYLPKDTSIIRVMPNLACFVREGMMAVCPSKNIPNEKLESIKKTLSLLGRVITLDEKYFDAVTGLVGSGPAYIYLVIEALSDAGVKLGLPKDIATTLVAQTVLGAGKMVVETDEHPARLREMVATPGGTTIEGLIELERGGLRVTLIDAVIKATERAKELSKE
- a CDS encoding aldehyde dehydrogenase family protein, with the protein product MTFEHENTWFKALNSGKVEDFHRKYEEALKKIKNEFGKRYPHIIDGKEVFSEGEFPDTSPSDIKLVLGYFQKGTREDARNAIMAAKKAFPLWSSMPYYDRVKIFKKVGDISSERKFELAALMSIENGKNRFEAMADIDEGIDYMRFYSEEMEINKGYDNQMNKAFPNEQSKSVMKPYGVWGVISPFNFPFAIALGMSSGALITGNTAVFKPSSDTPLLGFKICEILHEAGLPNGVFNYVSGAGEVVGAELVENLDVSGIVFTGSKDVGFSSYRSFNDKYPRPFIAEMGGKNPTIVTSKANLEKAVKGVMKSAFGYCGQKCSACSRVYVDKRVKNDFIEMLVKRTKEEIVIADPTLKEAFMGPVINKKAFINYQRYIEIAKKDGKILTGGKVLNEGNQKDGYFVEPTVIVDLPKNHQFFKNELFVPILCIAEVDSLDEAIKLSNDVEYGLTAGIFTEDESEIQKFFDNIQAGVIYANRDMGATTGSMAGAQPFVGWKFSGSSGKGAGGFYYLHQFLREQSQTIVL